In the Nicotiana tabacum cultivar K326 chromosome 16, ASM71507v2, whole genome shotgun sequence genome, one interval contains:
- the LOC142170158 gene encoding uncharacterized protein LOC142170158 — translation MTTYNGAPTVQAAPETTEIRENHVRGQNPNQADRYQRSDFSKFNVEDINDWLYKVEQFFDYERILKENRVQTTSINMEGKTLQWHKMYMKPEWGDSQIRKLILGQWPRKFNKIDSKPAFQGSKRLSAKEIDDKRANDLCYYCNEKYTPEHNFSRRKQFFILELDEEIEESLWSTHNFMDLAVAKKLVCRLKTIPFLSIFVAVGSKVYSSVMTTWVTWKMQGVDFKANMLVITLGGADVVLSIQYLITLGDIRWNFKQLKMEFQIGGRKEVNPVQEARVTSNSQEVQSSEDLQKVFQQYAPLFVNPIVLPPHRAHDHKIILMEGVSPINVRTYRYLASQKDEIEKMMAEMLESGIIRPNRLGIDYRKLNDCIVKDKFPIPVIEELLDELGGSEYFSKWDLRFGYHLIRMDERDIKKTTFRSHNGHYEFVIVPFGLSNAPSTFQSLMNKNFHSYLRTFILVFFDDILIYSPSWSEHLVHLQNAFDVLQEHNLFMKLGKCSFKKPGMEYLGHIITQQGVAVDPGKVQVMRDWPIPQNLKELRGFLGLTGYYRRFVKSYGIQDRPLTKLLKKNKFGWPEEAAKAFQKLKQAMSIALHCQTFLLSL, via the exons ATGACGACTTACAACGGAGCTCCGACGGTCCAAGCGGCTCCAGAAACAACTGAAATTAGGGAAAACCATGTTCGAGGTCAAAACCCTAATCAGGCGGATCGATATCAAAGGTCCGATTTTTCCAAATTTAATGTGGAAGATATTAATGATTGGTTGTATAAGGTAGAGCAATTCTTTGATTACGAGCGTATTCTGAAGGAAAATAGGGTTCAAACTACTTCTATCAACATGGAAGGCAAGACCCTTCAATGGCACAAGATGTACATGAAGCCAGAATGGGGAGATTCCCAAATTAGGAAGCTTATATTAGGGCAGT GGCCTAGAAAATTCAACAAGATTGACAGTAAACCAGCATTTCAAGGATCAAAGAGGTTATCAGCTAAGGAGATAGATGATAAAAGAGCAAATGACCTTTGTTATTACTGCAATGAAAAGTATACACCAGAGCACAATTTTAGTCGAAGGAAGCAATTCTTTATCCTAGAATTGGATGAGGAAATAGAGGAGTCTCTTTG GTCCACACATAATTTCATGGACCTTGCAGTAGCCAAAAAGTTAGTTTGTAGACTGAAAACCATTCCCTTCCTTTCTATATTTGTAGCAGTTGGCAGTAAGGTTTACAGTTCTGTGATGACTACATGGGTCACTTGGAAGATGCAAGGAGTGGATTTCAAAGCTAATATGTTGGTTATTACATTGGGAGGAGCTGATGTAGTATTAAGCATTCAATATCTCATCACTTTAGGAGATATAAGGTGGAACTTCAAACAGTTGAAGATGGAGTTCCAGATTGGAGGAAGGAAA GAAGTAAATCCAGTGCAAGAAGCAAGGGTAACATCAAATTCTCAAGAAGTGCAGAGTTCAGAGGATCTGCAGAAGGTGTTTCAACAATATGCACCCCTTTTTGTGAACCCAATAGTTCTGCCACCCCATCGAGCTCATGACCACAAGATTATTTTGATGGAAGGAGTCTCACCCATCAATGTGAGGACATATAGATACCTTGCAAGCCAAAAGGATGAAATTGAGAAGATGATGGCTGAGATGCTGGAATCTGGTATCATCAGACCCAAT AGGCTTGGTATTGATTATAGAAAGTTAAATGACTGCATAGTAAAAGATAAGTTCCCTATTCCAGTGATAGAAGAACTGCTAGATGAGTTAGGGGGATCAgaatatttttcaaaatgggATCTTAGATTTGGCTATCATCTAATTAGAATGGATGAGAGGGATATTAAGAAGACAACCTTTAGATCCCAtaatggccattatgagtttgtAATAGTGCCATTTGGCCTCAGTAATGCTCCTTCAACCTTCCAAAGCCTTATGAATAAGAACTTTCATTCCTATCTAAGAACGTTCATCTTAGTATTCTTTGATGATATTCTCATTTATAGTCCCTCATGGTCTGAACACTTAGTTCATCTACAAAACGCCTTTGATGTCCTGCAAGAACATAACCTATTTATGAAGCTCGGTAAGTGTTCCTTCAAAAAACCTGGGATGGAGTATTTGGGTCACATTATCACACAGCAGGGAGTGGCCGTTGATCCTGGCAAGGTACAGGTGATGAGGGACTGGCCTATCCCACAAAACCTTAAGGAACTCAGGGGGTTCTTAGGGCTAACGGGTTATTATAGGAGATTTGTCAAGAGCTATGGAATACAAGACAGACCTCTAACTAAATtgctaaagaaaaataagtttgGTTGGCCAGAAGAAGCTGCTAAAGCTTTCCAGAAATTGAAACAAGCTATGAGTATTGCCCTGCATTGCCAGACTTTTCTCTTGAGTTTGTGA